A region from the Pseudonocardia petroleophila genome encodes:
- a CDS encoding class II aldolase/adducin family protein — protein MTTAARTAVVDLCRGLVARSLVVGTAGNVSVRDGDRIAVSPSAVDYAELTPDAVGVHALDGTPLDAPLRPTSELALHVLLHARDGARDGEVVLHTHAPASTALSTVVDEVPPTHYYAAFFGGAVRVAPYATFGTPELASHVLAAMRDRSAALMANHGAVLVAPAVAGALDRAAYLEYVCDVALRALGTGLPLRVLDAAEIDRVRSALDGHGQVPPRT, from the coding sequence GTGACCACCGCCGCCCGGACCGCCGTCGTCGACCTGTGCCGCGGGCTCGTCGCGCGCAGCCTGGTGGTCGGGACGGCCGGCAACGTGTCGGTGCGCGACGGCGACCGGATCGCGGTGTCCCCGTCGGCCGTCGACTACGCGGAGCTGACGCCGGACGCGGTCGGCGTGCACGCGCTCGACGGCACCCCGCTCGACGCGCCGCTGCGCCCCACCTCCGAGCTCGCCCTGCACGTCCTGCTGCACGCCCGCGACGGGGCGCGCGACGGCGAGGTCGTGCTGCACACCCACGCGCCCGCGTCGACGGCGCTCTCGACCGTCGTCGACGAGGTGCCGCCGACGCACTACTACGCCGCGTTCTTCGGCGGCGCGGTCCGCGTCGCCCCCTACGCGACGTTCGGGACCCCGGAGCTGGCCTCGCACGTCCTCGCCGCGATGCGCGACCGCAGCGCCGCGCTCATGGCCAACCACGGGGCGGTGCTCGTGGCGCCCGCGGTGGCCGGTGCGCTGGACCGGGCCGCGTACCTGGAGTACGTCTGCGACGTCGCGCTGCGCGCACTCGGCACCGGGCTGCCCCTGCGCGTCCTCGACGCCGCCGAGATCGACCGCGTCCGCTCCGCCCTCGACGGCCACGGGCAGGTACCGCCCCGGACGTGA
- a CDS encoding helix-turn-helix domain-containing protein, which yields MSTPSPPPDQGGPTVLRILLGTQLRRLREANGITRERAGDAIRASSAKISRLELGRVGCKERDVLDLLTLYGVTDEAERAGYRDLATRANARGWWQQHNDVLPSWFEMYLRLEQAAQVIRSFELQFVPGLLQTEEYARSVVLLGHRGSPPDDVDQRVQLRMSRQKMLREPGAPQLWVVIDEAAVSRPYGTPAVMRGQLEHLLEASRWPNVTVQLLPFRAGSHAAAGGPFSILRFAESDLPDIVYLEQLNSAVYLDKRADVEDYSGVWERLVVQALTPRDTRTALAGLIEKF from the coding sequence GTGAGCACACCGTCACCACCGCCCGATCAGGGTGGCCCCACCGTCCTGCGCATCCTGCTGGGCACCCAGTTGCGCCGGCTGCGCGAGGCCAACGGCATCACCCGCGAGCGGGCCGGCGACGCGATCCGCGCGTCCAGCGCGAAGATCAGCCGCCTGGAGCTGGGCCGCGTCGGCTGCAAGGAACGCGATGTGCTCGACCTGCTGACCCTCTACGGCGTCACCGACGAGGCCGAGCGCGCGGGCTACCGCGACCTCGCGACCCGCGCCAACGCCCGCGGCTGGTGGCAGCAGCACAACGACGTCCTGCCCAGCTGGTTCGAGATGTACCTGCGGCTGGAACAGGCCGCGCAGGTCATCCGCAGCTTCGAGCTGCAGTTCGTGCCGGGCCTGCTGCAGACCGAGGAGTACGCGCGCAGCGTCGTGCTGCTCGGGCACCGCGGCTCCCCGCCCGACGACGTCGACCAGCGCGTCCAGCTGCGGATGTCGCGGCAGAAGATGCTGCGCGAGCCGGGCGCGCCGCAGCTGTGGGTCGTCATCGACGAGGCCGCGGTGAGCCGCCCGTACGGCACGCCCGCGGTGATGCGCGGGCAGCTGGAGCACCTGCTCGAGGCCAGCCGGTGGCCGAACGTCACCGTGCAGCTGCTGCCGTTCCGCGCGGGCAGCCACGCCGCGGCCGGCGGCCCCTTCTCGATCCTGCGCTTCGCCGAGTCCGACCTGCCCGACATCGTCTACCTCGAGCAGCTCAACAGCGCGGTCTACCTCGACAAGCGCGCCGACGTCGAGGACTACTCGGGGGTCTGGGAGCGGCTGGTCGTGCAGGCGCTCACGCCGCGCGACACCCGCACGGCCCTGGCCGGGCTGATCGAGAAGTTCTAG
- a CDS encoding SAM-dependent methyltransferase produces the protein MSDNRGLDDAPGIPDVDLTRPSIARVYDYVLGGKDHYEIDRQVSGALFAAVPETSQLALDNRNHLRRAVTWLVREAGIRQILDLGSGLPTAGNVHEIAHAVDPSVHVVYVDIDPIVLAHGRALLDDDDTTTVITGDIRDIDAIFADPAVTELIDTSAPFAVLAASIFHHLSDDEDPYAVAAAITARLSPGSYLLASNFLDDDEPRAKALEKAFLEGGLGTGRFRTWAEQRRFFDGLELVEPGLTYANDWRPDDQTPTESPTHTLYAAGIGRKA, from the coding sequence ATGAGCGACAACAGAGGTCTCGACGACGCACCGGGGATCCCGGACGTCGACCTGACCCGGCCGTCGATCGCCCGCGTCTACGACTACGTCCTCGGCGGCAAGGACCACTACGAGATCGACCGGCAGGTGTCCGGCGCGCTGTTCGCGGCCGTGCCCGAGACCAGCCAGCTCGCCCTCGACAACCGCAACCACCTGCGCCGCGCCGTCACCTGGCTGGTGCGCGAGGCCGGCATCCGGCAGATCCTCGACCTCGGCTCGGGCCTGCCGACGGCGGGCAACGTGCACGAGATCGCGCACGCGGTCGACCCGTCGGTGCACGTCGTCTACGTCGACATCGACCCGATCGTGCTGGCCCACGGCCGCGCCCTGCTCGACGACGACGACACCACCACGGTGATCACCGGCGACATCCGCGACATCGACGCGATCTTCGCCGACCCGGCCGTCACCGAGCTGATCGACACCTCGGCGCCGTTCGCGGTGCTCGCGGCCAGCATCTTCCACCACCTCTCCGACGACGAGGACCCGTACGCGGTGGCCGCGGCGATCACCGCGCGGCTCAGCCCCGGCAGCTACCTGCTGGCGAGCAACTTCCTCGACGACGACGAGCCGCGCGCGAAGGCACTGGAGAAGGCGTTCCTGGAGGGCGGCCTGGGCACCGGCCGGTTCCGCACCTGGGCCGAGCAGCGACGGTTCTTCGACGGCCTGGAGCTGGTGGAGCCGGGCCTGACCTACGCCAACGACTGGCGTCCCGACGACCAGACGCCGACCGAGAGCCCCACCCACACGCTCTACGCGGCGGGCATCGGCCGCAAGGCCTAG
- a CDS encoding molybdopterin-dependent oxidoreductase, whose translation MSTTTVHPTPLVPRRTAASIGVLAVAAALAAGHLVAGLVSPASSPFLAVGNGAIALAPQWLVEFAKSTFGVADKPVLLGGMALVLLAAAVGVGLASRERPQPGTRALTGLGLLGFAAVALSPAFTPVDLLAPAAAAGVGIVVLRRLHALALPGAPRTGSGMDRRTMLTGTSALVGFGALAAGGLGQLLGGRLTGSREEVTARLRGLALAERAPAVPAGAAFPELGTPTFLTANADFYRIDTALRIPTQTAADWSLRIHGMVDRELVLTFDDLLARPLLERTVTMICVSNEVGDDYISTTNFIGVDLREILLEAGIAPGADQVLSTSSDGLWTAGTPVDVLLEPDRGALLAVGMNGEALPPEHGFPVRMVVPGLYGYVSATKWVTDLEVTTFDREQAYWLQRGWGRFGPVKTQSRIDVPRAAGSTPAGRVTVAGIAWSQPIGISRVEVRLDDGPWTTAELATEVGGDTWRMWRAEVDAAAGSHVVTVRATDANGVTQTEERAPVIPDGATGYHSVVFSAV comes from the coding sequence GTGAGCACGACGACCGTCCACCCGACGCCCCTCGTCCCCCGCCGCACGGCTGCGTCGATCGGGGTGCTGGCCGTCGCCGCCGCACTGGCCGCCGGGCACCTCGTCGCCGGGCTCGTGTCGCCCGCGTCGTCGCCGTTCCTGGCCGTCGGGAACGGGGCGATCGCGCTGGCGCCGCAGTGGCTCGTCGAGTTCGCGAAGTCGACGTTCGGCGTCGCCGACAAGCCCGTGCTGCTCGGCGGGATGGCGCTCGTGCTCCTCGCCGCCGCGGTCGGCGTCGGCCTCGCATCCCGCGAGCGGCCGCAGCCCGGCACCCGCGCGCTGACCGGGCTCGGCCTGCTGGGGTTCGCCGCGGTCGCCCTGTCCCCCGCGTTCACCCCCGTCGACCTGCTCGCCCCCGCCGCGGCCGCGGGCGTCGGGATCGTCGTGCTGCGCCGCCTGCACGCCCTCGCCCTCCCCGGCGCCCCCCGGACCGGATCGGGGATGGACCGCCGCACGATGCTCACGGGCACCTCGGCGCTCGTCGGGTTCGGTGCGCTCGCCGCGGGCGGGCTGGGCCAGCTGCTCGGCGGCCGCCTCACCGGCTCCCGCGAGGAGGTCACGGCGCGGCTGCGCGGGCTGGCGCTCGCGGAGCGGGCCCCCGCCGTACCCGCGGGCGCGGCGTTCCCAGAGCTGGGCACGCCGACGTTCCTCACCGCCAACGCCGACTTCTACCGCATCGACACCGCGCTGCGGATCCCCACGCAGACCGCCGCCGACTGGTCGCTGCGCATCCACGGCATGGTCGACCGCGAGCTCGTCCTGACCTTCGACGACCTGCTCGCCCGCCCGCTGCTCGAGCGCACGGTCACGATGATCTGCGTGTCGAACGAGGTCGGTGACGACTACATCTCCACCACGAACTTCATCGGCGTCGACCTGCGGGAGATCCTGCTGGAGGCCGGCATCGCCCCCGGCGCCGACCAGGTGCTCTCCACCAGCAGCGACGGCCTGTGGACCGCCGGCACCCCCGTCGACGTGCTGCTGGAGCCCGACCGCGGCGCGCTGCTCGCCGTCGGGATGAACGGCGAGGCGCTGCCCCCCGAGCACGGGTTCCCGGTGCGGATGGTCGTGCCCGGCCTCTACGGGTACGTGTCGGCGACGAAGTGGGTCACCGACCTGGAGGTCACCACGTTCGACCGCGAGCAGGCGTACTGGCTGCAGCGCGGGTGGGGGCGGTTCGGCCCGGTGAAGACGCAGTCGCGCATCGACGTGCCGCGGGCCGCGGGCAGCACGCCGGCCGGGCGCGTCACCGTCGCCGGGATCGCGTGGTCGCAGCCGATCGGGATCAGCCGCGTCGAGGTGCGCCTCGACGACGGCCCGTGGACGACCGCCGAGCTGGCCACCGAGGTCGGCGGCGACACCTGGCGGATGTGGCGGGCCGAGGTCGACGCCGCCGCGGGGTCGCACGTCGTGACCGTCCGGGCCACCGACGCGAACGGGGTGACCCAGACCGAGGAGCGCGCCCCGGTGATCCCCGACGGCGCCACCGGCTACCACTCGGTGGTCTTCAGCGCGGTCTGA
- a CDS encoding ABC transporter ATP-binding protein, which yields MITASGVTFAYDGTPVLDGVGLAAPAGGVLGLIGPNGSGKTTLLRILYTALRPRSGAVLLDGEPVVDLPGRELARRIAVVAQESPPELPISVAEMVLLGRSPHRSSLRSFTGDDHAVAATALRRVGMREHAERSFSLLSGGEKQRVLIARALAQEAGHLLLDEPTNHLDIRYQHEVLGLVRALGITTVVVLHDLNLAARYCDRLVLLDGGTVAATGPTAEVLRPEVLEPVYRVSVRRFDEDDCVQLVFRPRAEPAVRPR from the coding sequence ATGATCACCGCGTCCGGCGTGACGTTCGCCTACGACGGCACCCCCGTCCTCGACGGCGTGGGGCTCGCCGCGCCGGCGGGCGGGGTGCTCGGGCTGATCGGACCCAACGGCAGCGGCAAGACGACGCTGCTGCGGATCCTCTACACCGCGCTGCGGCCGCGGTCCGGGGCCGTGCTGCTCGACGGCGAGCCGGTGGTGGACCTGCCGGGCCGGGAGCTGGCGCGCCGGATCGCGGTCGTCGCGCAGGAGAGCCCGCCGGAGCTGCCGATCTCGGTCGCGGAGATGGTGCTGCTCGGGCGGTCCCCGCACCGCTCGTCGCTCCGGTCGTTCACCGGCGACGACCACGCGGTCGCGGCCACCGCGCTGCGCCGCGTCGGGATGCGCGAGCACGCGGAGCGGTCGTTCTCGCTGCTGTCCGGCGGGGAGAAGCAGCGCGTGCTGATCGCCAGGGCGCTGGCGCAGGAGGCCGGCCACCTGCTGCTCGACGAGCCGACCAACCACCTCGACATCCGCTACCAGCACGAGGTGCTGGGCCTCGTCCGCGCGCTCGGCATCACCACGGTCGTGGTGCTGCACGACCTCAACCTCGCGGCCCGCTACTGCGACCGGCTCGTGCTGCTCGACGGCGGCACGGTTGCGGCCACCGGCCCGACGGCCGAGGTGCTGCGGCCCGAGGTGCTCGAGCCCGTCTACCGGGTGTCGGTCCGCCGGTTCGACGAGGACGACTGCGTGCAGCTGGTCTTCCGCCCGCGGGCGGAGCCGGCGGTCAGACCGCGCTGA
- a CDS encoding MFS transporter — translation MLSVLRHGDFRLAWISYTLTGAATAVMPVALTLYVLDTQGGIAVLGLVLGARTLGFVLGAVLGGIVTDGYPRRTVLTIASAVRGTAIVASVGAFAVSVPLLCACVLLAGVGEGIFRGAYQALIGEVVPDVELQRANALSTLSSRLLLVGGPALAALLYAVVGGAATLAATGVLWLASAAVAHALPRGAPRPSDAARRRPFADYGEVLREVRRHRWFLAGLGALSVWLSLGFAVQQLTLPLVSRDLFGTDAFLAVALGGYSAGAVLAALVLGRCTPRPAGVVAFAGLGAFGLVPLALAVPDAPVLIVAAYVLGGAGIETFNILWFSAIQREVAPERLGRVFAFDFMVSYGVAPLGLVVLPVLLTGLGTTPVLVACGVLTLAAGALALLVPGARRFVDPRGVPAR, via the coding sequence GTGCTGAGCGTCCTGCGGCACGGCGATTTCCGGCTCGCCTGGATCAGCTACACCCTGACCGGGGCGGCCACGGCCGTGATGCCGGTGGCGCTGACGCTCTACGTGCTCGACACGCAGGGCGGGATCGCGGTGCTCGGGCTGGTGCTCGGGGCCCGCACGCTCGGGTTCGTCCTGGGCGCGGTGCTCGGTGGGATCGTCACCGACGGCTACCCGCGCCGCACCGTGCTGACGATCGCGAGCGCCGTGCGCGGCACCGCGATCGTCGCGTCGGTCGGGGCGTTCGCCGTGTCGGTGCCCCTGCTGTGCGCGTGCGTCCTGCTGGCCGGGGTGGGGGAGGGGATCTTCCGCGGCGCCTACCAGGCGCTGATCGGCGAGGTCGTCCCGGACGTCGAGCTCCAGCGCGCCAACGCCCTGTCGACGCTGAGCAGCCGCCTGCTGCTCGTCGGCGGCCCGGCGCTCGCGGCGCTGCTCTACGCCGTCGTGGGCGGGGCGGCGACCCTCGCGGCGACCGGCGTGCTGTGGCTGGCGTCGGCCGCGGTCGCGCACGCCCTGCCCCGCGGCGCGCCCCGCCCGTCGGACGCGGCCCGGCGACGCCCGTTCGCCGACTACGGCGAGGTCCTGCGCGAGGTGCGCCGGCACCGCTGGTTCCTGGCCGGGCTCGGCGCCCTGTCGGTCTGGCTGTCGCTCGGGTTCGCGGTGCAGCAGCTCACGCTGCCGCTGGTCAGCCGTGACCTGTTCGGTACGGACGCCTTCCTGGCGGTCGCCCTGGGCGGCTACTCGGCGGGCGCGGTGCTCGCCGCTCTGGTGCTGGGCCGGTGCACCCCGCGGCCGGCCGGGGTGGTGGCGTTCGCCGGGCTGGGGGCCTTCGGGCTGGTGCCGCTGGCGCTGGCCGTGCCGGACGCGCCGGTGCTGATCGTCGCCGCGTACGTGCTGGGCGGCGCGGGCATCGAGACGTTCAACATCCTGTGGTTCTCCGCGATCCAGCGGGAGGTCGCGCCGGAGCGGCTGGGCCGGGTGTTCGCGTTCGACTTCATGGTGTCCTACGGCGTCGCGCCGCTCGGGCTCGTCGTCCTGCCGGTCCTGCTGACGGGGCTGGGCACGACCCCGGTGCTGGTCGCCTGCGGGGTGCTGACGCTCGCCGCGGGAGCGCTCGCGCTGCTCGTACCGGGCGCGCGGCGGTTCGTCGATCCGAGGGGGGTGCCGGCCCGATGA
- a CDS encoding FecCD family ABC transporter permease: MSPAVLPAADDLGRATRRRRTAAWTGGLGTLLVLSVPLAVGLGPVAIPPGTVAAVLGHHLVGFPGDAAWGPAQDSIVWLVRAPRVLLGAVVGAALAMAGVALQTLVRNVLAEPYLLGVSAGASTGAAATILFGVGSALGGGALTGSAFLGALGAIGLVFAVAGLGGAVTSVRLLLAGVAVGYVLQAVTSFMIFASDSPEGARAVLFWLLGSLARADWAAVAVVAPTTAVTLALLLAWSRRFDALAVGDDTARALGTDPARLRLGALLAVALCTGAAVAVSGGIGFVGLVVPHVARLCVGGAHRRVLPVAALIGAAFLIWADVVARLAFAPRELPLGIVTAVVGAPFLLVLVRRLRAA, encoded by the coding sequence GTGAGCCCGGCCGTCCTCCCCGCCGCCGACGACCTCGGCCGCGCCACCCGGCGCCGGCGCACCGCGGCGTGGACCGGAGGGCTCGGGACCCTGCTGGTGCTGTCGGTCCCGCTCGCCGTCGGGCTCGGCCCGGTGGCGATCCCGCCGGGCACCGTCGCCGCCGTCCTCGGCCACCACCTGGTCGGGTTCCCCGGCGACGCCGCGTGGGGGCCCGCGCAGGACAGCATCGTCTGGCTGGTCCGGGCCCCGCGGGTGCTGCTCGGGGCGGTGGTCGGGGCGGCGCTGGCGATGGCCGGGGTCGCGCTGCAGACCCTGGTCCGCAACGTGCTGGCCGAGCCGTACCTGCTCGGGGTGTCGGCCGGGGCGTCCACCGGGGCCGCGGCGACGATCCTGTTCGGCGTCGGGTCGGCCCTGGGCGGCGGTGCGCTCACCGGCAGCGCCTTCCTCGGCGCGCTCGGGGCGATCGGGCTGGTCTTCGCCGTCGCGGGCCTCGGCGGGGCGGTCACCTCGGTGCGCCTGCTGCTCGCCGGGGTCGCGGTGGGCTACGTCCTGCAGGCCGTCACCAGCTTCATGATCTTCGCCTCGGACAGCCCGGAGGGCGCCCGCGCGGTGCTGTTCTGGCTGCTCGGGTCGCTCGCCCGGGCCGACTGGGCGGCGGTGGCGGTCGTCGCGCCGACCACCGCGGTCACGCTCGCGCTCCTGCTCGCCTGGTCGCGCCGGTTCGACGCGCTCGCCGTCGGCGACGACACCGCCCGCGCGCTCGGCACCGACCCGGCCCGTCTGCGGCTCGGTGCGCTGCTCGCCGTCGCGCTGTGCACGGGGGCGGCGGTCGCGGTGTCCGGCGGGATCGGCTTCGTCGGCCTCGTCGTGCCGCACGTCGCCCGGCTCTGCGTCGGCGGCGCGCACCGCCGCGTCCTGCCCGTCGCCGCGCTCATCGGTGCGGCGTTCCTGATCTGGGCCGACGTCGTCGCCCGGCTGGCGTTCGCCCCGCGCGAGCTGCCGCTGGGGATCGTCACCGCGGTCGTCGGCGCCCCCTTCCTGCTCGTGCTCGTCCGCCGCCTGCGCGCGGCCTGA
- a CDS encoding ABC transporter substrate-binding protein, with translation MPRRLGPAVLAVLALSACGAPAASGPAAAAVTVENCGRQVVLDAPPERVMVIGGEAGTLVAAAGGTDRISTFAPLRGEPLGAAEAELTARPLAPIGTATDISREFVLGRTPDLVVTFGLEGTSPEELAELGIPTLIVAGYCGGFGAGQSQRSGSALEDVATDVEMIGAALGTSDVADAAADDLRARVEAVRARSTSDGRTAAALFVSGPDSPLGAYGNLGMVHEQLDIVGLGNVFGAEAERYFEPSVEALIGTAPDVVLALFEPGDTTEQEVRDSVLARPELAGLPAVANRDVVVLDFFHSGHGTLAVDGLERLTAQLAALP, from the coding sequence ATGCCCCGTCGACTCGGACCGGCCGTCCTGGCCGTCCTCGCGCTCTCCGCCTGTGGCGCCCCCGCGGCGTCCGGACCGGCCGCCGCGGCGGTCACCGTCGAGAACTGCGGCCGGCAGGTCGTGCTCGACGCTCCCCCCGAGCGGGTCATGGTCATCGGCGGGGAGGCGGGCACGCTCGTCGCGGCCGCCGGGGGCACCGACCGGATCAGCACCTTCGCGCCGCTGCGCGGCGAGCCGCTCGGTGCCGCGGAGGCCGAGCTGACCGCCCGGCCCCTGGCGCCGATCGGCACCGCCACCGACATCTCCCGCGAGTTCGTCCTGGGCCGGACGCCCGACCTCGTCGTGACGTTCGGGCTGGAGGGGACCTCGCCGGAGGAGCTGGCGGAGCTCGGCATCCCGACGCTGATCGTCGCCGGGTACTGCGGCGGGTTCGGCGCGGGGCAGTCGCAGCGGTCCGGGTCCGCGCTGGAGGACGTCGCGACCGACGTCGAGATGATCGGCGCGGCGCTGGGCACCTCCGACGTCGCCGACGCCGCGGCCGACGACCTGCGCGCGCGGGTCGAGGCGGTGCGGGCGCGCAGCACCTCCGACGGCCGCACCGCGGCGGCGCTGTTCGTCTCCGGTCCCGACAGCCCGCTCGGGGCCTACGGGAACCTGGGGATGGTCCACGAGCAGCTCGACATCGTCGGGCTGGGCAACGTGTTCGGGGCGGAGGCGGAACGCTACTTCGAGCCGAGCGTCGAGGCCCTGATCGGTACGGCCCCCGACGTCGTGCTGGCCCTCTTCGAGCCCGGCGACACCACCGAGCAGGAGGTGCGCGACTCTGTGCTCGCGCGCCCGGAGCTGGCCGGGCTCCCCGCGGTCGCGAACCGGGACGTCGTGGTGCTCGACTTCTTCCACTCCGGGCACGGCACCCTCGCCGTCGACGGGCTCGAACGGCTCACCGCTCAGCTGGCCGCGCTCCCGTGA
- a CDS encoding Rossmann-like domain-containing protein, translated as MQGLVDRVLDGGHGPPPAEVTATSVFWVHHGTRLAGGTTTYRNQYLLVRVGTAFGACGFEAGEVDPGICADASGAPVADLLRTGPPALRIAALDAYLASVAPHRDSGAAVVTLPAGPPEVRARARDAAVASLLDVAPGARVALIGVVNPLVAAIRERGAEPLPCDLNLAATQWGDPVTRDMADVLDVADAVVATGMTLGNGTFDVILARCRDRGIPLIVYAQTGSAVARAFLGTGVTAVSAEPFPFSQFSADPTALHLYTDKDH; from the coding sequence GTGCAGGGGCTCGTCGACCGGGTCCTCGACGGAGGGCACGGGCCGCCGCCCGCGGAGGTGACCGCCACCAGCGTCTTCTGGGTGCACCACGGCACCCGCCTCGCCGGGGGCACGACGACCTACCGCAACCAGTACCTGCTGGTCCGGGTCGGCACGGCGTTCGGGGCGTGCGGGTTCGAGGCCGGGGAGGTGGACCCCGGCATCTGCGCCGACGCGTCGGGGGCGCCGGTCGCCGACCTGCTGCGCACCGGCCCGCCCGCGCTGCGGATCGCCGCGCTGGACGCCTACCTCGCCTCGGTCGCGCCGCACCGCGACTCCGGCGCCGCCGTCGTGACGCTCCCGGCCGGGCCGCCGGAGGTCCGCGCGCGGGCCAGGGACGCGGCCGTGGCGAGCCTGCTCGACGTGGCACCCGGCGCCCGCGTCGCCCTGATCGGGGTCGTCAACCCGCTCGTGGCCGCCATCCGCGAGCGGGGGGCGGAACCGCTGCCGTGCGACCTCAACCTGGCCGCGACCCAGTGGGGCGACCCGGTCACCAGGGACATGGCCGACGTCCTCGACGTCGCCGACGCCGTCGTCGCGACCGGCATGACGCTCGGCAACGGCACGTTCGACGTGATCCTCGCGCGCTGCCGCGACCGCGGGATCCCGCTGATCGTCTACGCCCAGACCGGCAGCGCCGTCGCGCGCGCCTTCCTCGGCACCGGCGTCACCGCCGTGTCGGCCGAGCCGTTCCCGTTCTCCCAGTTCAGCGCCGACCCGACGGCCCTGCACCTCTACACCGACAAGGACCACTGA
- a CDS encoding pyridoxal-phosphate dependent enzyme: MIHPHCADAIADPDPIQVEPGVVCLRFEVMKVRSALGAVRHLVESGLVRRGDTLVDSSSGLYAHALALACHRYGMRCHIVGSTTVDRTLRLQLEILGATLEQVRPSADLKLDQNLRVHRVGELLLRNPRYHWMRQYHDGVHYLGYRGVAETVDADLPSGPLTIVGGVGTGASTGALATYLRRAGRDVELVGLQPFGSVTFGAEHTADPDMIIAGIGSSIEFRNVRHDLYDRMHWMAFPYARAGAIGLLRRSGVFAGLSSGAAYLVARHERALHPGRTVVFLAPDTGHRYVDAAYVGHEDVPAVDGLAPRVVGGVDELELPWSTLPLEQLARAAS, translated from the coding sequence GTGATCCACCCCCACTGCGCGGACGCGATCGCCGACCCGGACCCGATCCAGGTCGAGCCCGGCGTCGTGTGCCTGCGCTTCGAGGTCATGAAGGTCCGCTCGGCGCTGGGCGCGGTGCGCCACCTCGTCGAGTCCGGGCTCGTGCGCCGCGGCGACACGCTCGTCGACAGCTCCAGCGGGCTCTACGCCCACGCGCTCGCGCTGGCGTGCCACCGCTACGGGATGCGCTGCCACATCGTCGGCTCCACCACCGTCGACCGGACGCTGCGCCTGCAGCTGGAGATCCTCGGCGCCACGCTGGAGCAGGTCCGGCCCTCGGCCGACCTCAAGCTCGACCAGAACCTGCGCGTCCACCGCGTCGGGGAGCTGCTGCTGCGCAACCCGCGCTACCACTGGATGCGCCAGTACCACGACGGCGTGCACTACCTCGGCTACCGCGGGGTCGCCGAGACGGTCGACGCCGACCTGCCGTCGGGCCCGCTGACGATCGTCGGCGGGGTGGGGACCGGGGCGTCGACCGGCGCGCTGGCCACCTACCTGCGCCGGGCCGGGCGCGACGTCGAGCTGGTCGGGCTGCAGCCGTTCGGCAGCGTCACGTTCGGGGCGGAGCACACCGCCGATCCCGACATGATCATCGCGGGGATCGGGAGCTCCATCGAGTTCCGCAACGTCCGCCACGACCTCTACGACCGCATGCACTGGATGGCGTTCCCGTACGCGCGGGCGGGGGCGATCGGGCTGCTGCGCCGCAGCGGCGTGTTCGCCGGGCTGTCCTCGGGCGCGGCCTACCTGGTGGCCCGCCACGAGCGGGCGCTGCACCCCGGGCGCACGGTCGTGTTCCTCGCCCCCGACACCGGGCACCGCTACGTCGACGCGGCGTACGTCGGGCACGAGGACGTCCCCGCGGTCGACGGCCTCGCGCCGCGCGTCGTCGGCGGCGTCGACGAGCTGGAGCTGCCGTGGTCGACCCTGCCGCTGGAGCAGCTCGCCCGGGCCGCCTCGTGA
- a CDS encoding methyltransferase produces MTSTRATGWALHDRLPQTLPPEEIRAINPPSRAIHEHRTYTWNGWEFDLPPGVFHPGETSRLVHARLLDGTLPVAGLRYAAMGAGLGVEAVVAGVRGAAAVHALDVHPESVRTAARHYARIVGPDGPPLFPVVADVWEGFPDGRQVDVVTFNPPAIELPLSDDPDIVRNLCVGRDIAARFFGQLVERDLLAPGGVVYLIVSNTAPLRDIVAIALDAGFDAEVVHVEDWEGDDVQTFLLALRRS; encoded by the coding sequence ATGACCTCGACCCGCGCCACCGGCTGGGCCCTGCACGACCGGCTCCCGCAGACGCTCCCGCCCGAGGAGATCCGCGCGATCAACCCCCCGAGCCGGGCGATCCACGAGCACCGCACGTACACCTGGAACGGCTGGGAGTTCGACCTGCCGCCCGGGGTGTTCCACCCCGGGGAGACCAGCCGGCTGGTGCACGCCCGGCTGCTCGACGGCACGCTGCCCGTCGCGGGCCTGCGGTACGCCGCGATGGGCGCCGGGCTCGGCGTCGAGGCGGTCGTCGCCGGGGTGCGCGGGGCGGCTGCCGTGCACGCCCTCGACGTCCACCCGGAGAGCGTCCGCACCGCGGCCCGGCACTACGCGCGGATCGTCGGGCCGGACGGTCCGCCGCTGTTCCCCGTCGTCGCCGACGTCTGGGAGGGCTTCCCCGACGGGCGGCAGGTCGACGTCGTGACGTTCAACCCGCCCGCGATCGAGCTGCCCCTGTCCGACGACCCCGACATCGTCCGCAACCTGTGCGTGGGTCGCGACATCGCCGCGCGCTTCTTCGGCCAGCTCGTCGAGCGCGACCTGCTCGCCCCCGGCGGGGTCGTGTACCTGATCGTCTCCAACACCGCGCCGCTGCGCGACATCGTCGCGATCGCCCTGGACGCGGGGTTCGACGCCGAGGTCGTGCACGTCGAGGACTGGGAGGGCGACGACGTGCAGACGTTCCTGCTCGCCCTGCGCCGATCGTGA